From the Bacteroidales bacterium genome, one window contains:
- a CDS encoding GntR family transcriptional regulator, which translates to MKNKFDMEFKDNKSIYLQIADLFCENILTKKWKENERIPSVREIAVALEVNPNTAMRSFLFMEEKGVIYNKRGIGYFVSDEGYKKTLVLRKEIFINNELPEFFKTLKLLKMSISDIKEYEKK; encoded by the coding sequence ATGAAAAACAAATTTGATATGGAATTTAAAGACAACAAATCGATTTATCTTCAAATAGCTGATTTATTCTGTGAGAATATATTAACTAAAAAATGGAAGGAGAATGAGCGAATTCCGTCAGTGAGAGAGATTGCGGTTGCGCTGGAAGTTAACCCGAACACGGCAATGCGTTCGTTCCTGTTCATGGAAGAAAAAGGTGTTATTTATAATAAACGCGGAATAGGATATTTTGTAAGCGATGAGGGTTATAAAAAAACACTGGTTTTAAGAAAAGAAATATTCATCAATAATGAATTGCCTGAATTTTTTAAAACACTTAAACTTTTAAAAATGTCAATTAGTGACATTAAAGAATATGAAAAAAAATAA
- a CDS encoding MBOAT family O-acyltransferase: MNFVNSLHRIFCFDENNPILFNSGLFFLFFTLLITIYSIVYKKKTLRNIIVILFSLFFYYKLSGWFLFILLLTTSIDYILAISIEKSLKRIHKKIFLTISIGASLGLLIYFKYTNFIIEGLYSLFGNSFKPLGIIFPIGISFYTFRTISYIIDVYKENIKAEKNFLNYVFYMTFFPMLIAGPITRAKDFLPKLKKATLIKHYDINIGLFMILQGLIKKAVIADYLGQYNDLVFFMPESYSGFENLIAIYGYAIQLYFDFSGYTDMAMGIARILGFPIENNFNKPYHALNITDFWRRWHLTLSSWLRDYLFTPLSLKLRNWGKSGIIISLMVTFLICGLWHGASWTFVVWGGLQGIAMTWDALTSKRRKKLRKKIKKPVYDVVSWIITFHLIVFMWIFFRSQDFKTAFTMFSRVFTDMDWSYFGPFLNVRSLYVILLMMSFAIYAIPLKWFGKISQQFINTPFWIKIILFVLVIQAIIQLQSANMQPFIYAQF; encoded by the coding sequence ATGAATTTTGTAAACAGCCTGCACCGGATTTTTTGTTTTGATGAAAACAACCCTATTCTCTTCAATAGCGGGCTGTTTTTCCTTTTCTTCACTTTACTTATTACCATTTATTCTATTGTTTATAAGAAAAAAACATTACGTAATATAATTGTTATTCTATTTAGCTTATTTTTTTATTACAAACTTTCCGGGTGGTTTTTGTTCATTCTTCTTTTAACAACTTCTATTGATTATATACTTGCCATATCTATTGAAAAATCATTAAAAAGAATTCATAAAAAAATATTTTTAACAATATCAATAGGTGCAAGCCTTGGTTTGCTTATTTATTTTAAATACACGAACTTTATTATTGAAGGGCTGTACTCCTTATTTGGAAATAGTTTCAAACCATTAGGGATAATATTTCCCATTGGTATTTCATTTTATACTTTCCGAACTATAAGCTACATAATTGATGTTTATAAAGAAAATATCAAAGCAGAAAAAAATTTCCTCAACTATGTTTTCTACATGACATTCTTCCCAATGTTGATTGCAGGACCTATTACACGTGCAAAAGATTTCCTCCCGAAATTAAAAAAGGCTACATTAATAAAACATTACGATATCAATATAGGCTTATTCATGATCCTACAGGGATTGATAAAAAAAGCCGTGATAGCCGATTACCTGGGGCAATACAACGACCTGGTTTTTTTTATGCCCGAAAGTTATTCAGGGTTTGAAAACCTTATTGCTATTTATGGTTATGCGATTCAACTTTATTTTGATTTTTCAGGGTATACCGATATGGCAATGGGAATAGCACGAATACTGGGCTTTCCAATTGAAAATAATTTTAACAAACCCTATCATGCATTAAACATAACTGATTTCTGGAGGCGCTGGCATTTAACATTATCTTCATGGTTAAGAGATTATTTATTTACCCCGCTCTCATTGAAATTGCGTAACTGGGGTAAAAGCGGTATTATTATTTCGCTGATGGTTACATTTCTGATCTGCGGATTATGGCATGGAGCATCATGGACATTTGTTGTATGGGGAGGATTACAGGGAATTGCAATGACATGGGATGCGCTTACATCAAAAAGAAGAAAAAAATTAAGAAAAAAAATAAAGAAACCAGTTTACGATGTTGTAAGCTGGATTATTACTTTTCATCTTATTGTTTTCATGTGGATATTTTTCCGGTCACAGGATTTTAAAACAGCATTTACCATGTTCAGCAGGGTCTTTACCGATATGGACTGGTCGTATTTTGGTCCTTTCCTGAATGTAAGAAGTTTATATGTAATACTGCTTATGATGAGTTTCGCAATTTATGCTATACCATTAAAGTGGTTCGGAAAAATTTCACAACAGTTTATTAATACTCCTTTTTGGATAAAAATAATTTTATTCGTCCTCGTGATTCAGGCTATAATACAATTGCAATCGGCCAATATGCAGCCTTTTATTTACGCGCAGTTTTAA
- a CDS encoding PepSY-like domain-containing protein yields MKRLIVLSAALMLSTLSFSQKIIKSDVPESINKAFVMKFPNATNENWEKKDTLYEISFMIEQSATEAVFNDKGTWMETEWEIPMIYTPKAMKNYLDTAYAGYKINEIEIMEYPNDGKLYKAEISKKKDCKNVYFSLKSEFKKVETAVCEKKKKCKKQKTPVDPKL; encoded by the coding sequence ATGAAAAGGTTAATAGTTTTATCTGCCGCTTTAATGTTGTCAACATTAAGTTTCTCTCAAAAGATTATCAAATCGGATGTTCCCGAAAGTATAAATAAAGCATTTGTTATGAAGTTCCCTAATGCTACTAATGAAAATTGGGAAAAGAAAGATACGCTTTATGAAATCAGTTTTATGATCGAACAGTCAGCAACTGAAGCGGTATTCAATGATAAAGGTACATGGATGGAAACGGAATGGGAAATCCCTATGATATATACTCCTAAAGCAATGAAAAATTATTTGGATACAGCTTATGCAGGATATAAGATCAACGAAATTGAAATAATGGAATATCCTAATGATGGTAAGCTTTATAAAGCCGAAATCTCAAAAAAGAAAGATTGTAAGAATGTTTATTTTTCTCTGAAAAGCGAATTTAAAAAAGTTGAAACTGCAGTATGTGAGAAAAAGAAAAAATGTAAAAAACAAAAAACACCAGTTGATCCCAAATTATAA
- a CDS encoding outer membrane beta-barrel family protein, whose protein sequence is MKKILTVTALLLSFFAVKSQGILSAGDGIIKGTVIDSATSNPVAYATIGIYAMPKDTLISGTLTDEKGAFLKEELSNGLYTIKITCVGYKTITIGDIKIEPKQLKAQFDNIKLPATSSDLNELTVIGQRKQFEQTFNKKIFLMDEKRSADAQNVLDQLKTLPSVSVDPDGNVKYRGQTPNILVDDQPYTLLYPKLEMIPADNVEKIEFIEPSARYQSSVGTINIKLKKPKENGLSGTIYSGLGTVDFKSLMNNYSGLSLNMKYKKCIVFGNASYYYYHGSQTNTQHSWLTYNDKVYEGISSGDYDYGGSGKSASAGMVYNFTKKTKLTFTWTPSASESNADNSEEYSETVDASQREKYSTIGMGDDTNNGNSFALDFNKKFENEEKELSLKANYSKQSRDDNNVDAKEYSYYSYLPSDSIPTIVKDNSENSDEFSFESYFAVPIDTTGRWEIGSQSEITGTNNNNEYFLNSLNVPDFSNSKDELTMEHSIYGNIGKKWKKFKLDGGLRFSLAYIDMDLMVHPEGKDSVMYVKRTYPYITPNATLGYEFKPFHELKITYTLDQQMPEEYQLNPYVDKSNPRYWSSGNADLKPYLYHRFTFGYLYAPEKWSFSLDGFTYFSNNYVEWVNTPLNDYTSYSKPQNIGKSSGTGITISASAMPKDWFNFNFSSDIFKSSINATELNNTTSEIQLTNAGLNTSSWVVSGNSYMSFTIKKKNSISVYLNYQGKDASLGGYTKGRLWNGIYFSRRFLDNKLRISFSVNNVIDKWSRWTTTSDYFGRKEIDDYRGTWNKRCLRISIRYSFNKGDRGLSNTQNSDGGVPSTGGKH, encoded by the coding sequence ATGAAAAAAATTCTTACGGTAACAGCTTTACTGTTATCATTTTTCGCTGTTAAATCACAAGGTATTCTTTCTGCCGGTGATGGAATAATTAAAGGTACTGTTATTGATAGTGCGACTTCCAATCCTGTGGCGTATGCTACAATAGGTATATATGCTATGCCTAAAGATACACTTATTTCAGGTACACTTACAGATGAGAAAGGTGCATTCCTGAAAGAAGAACTATCGAATGGATTGTATACCATAAAGATCACATGTGTTGGTTATAAAACCATTACTATTGGTGATATTAAAATTGAACCCAAGCAATTAAAAGCACAATTCGACAATATTAAACTTCCGGCTACTTCGAGCGATTTAAACGAACTTACAGTTATCGGTCAGCGAAAACAATTCGAACAAACATTCAATAAAAAAATATTTTTAATGGATGAGAAACGTAGTGCAGATGCTCAGAACGTTCTCGACCAGTTGAAAACATTGCCATCGGTATCCGTTGACCCTGACGGGAATGTAAAGTATCGTGGGCAAACCCCCAATATTCTTGTCGATGATCAGCCATATACTTTATTGTATCCAAAACTTGAAATGATTCCTGCCGACAATGTTGAGAAGATTGAGTTCATTGAACCTTCTGCCAGGTATCAATCTTCTGTGGGAACAATAAATATTAAATTAAAAAAACCGAAAGAAAATGGATTGAGCGGTACAATATATTCTGGTTTGGGAACAGTTGATTTTAAAAGCTTAATGAATAATTACAGCGGACTCAGCCTGAATATGAAATATAAAAAATGTATAGTTTTTGGAAATGCCAGTTACTATTACTATCATGGGTCTCAAACTAATACGCAGCACTCATGGTTAACATACAATGATAAAGTTTATGAAGGTATTTCATCGGGTGATTATGATTATGGCGGAAGTGGCAAATCAGCATCGGCAGGTATGGTTTATAATTTTACTAAAAAAACAAAACTAACATTTACCTGGACTCCTTCGGCAAGTGAATCAAATGCAGATAATTCAGAAGAATACAGTGAAACCGTTGATGCATCACAGCGCGAAAAATATTCTACCATAGGCATGGGAGATGACACCAATAACGGAAATTCATTCGCACTCGACTTCAATAAAAAATTTGAGAATGAAGAAAAGGAATTATCGCTGAAAGCCAATTATTCAAAGCAAAGCAGGGATGATAATAATGTGGATGCAAAAGAATATTCTTATTATTCCTATTTACCAAGTGATAGTATTCCTACAATTGTTAAAGATAATAGCGAAAACAGCGATGAATTTTCATTCGAATCATATTTTGCAGTACCTATTGATACAACAGGAAGATGGGAAATCGGGTCGCAATCGGAAATAACCGGTACAAATAATAATAATGAATATTTTTTAAACAGTTTGAACGTCCCTGATTTTTCTAATAGCAAAGATGAACTTACTATGGAACATTCTATTTATGGGAATATAGGGAAAAAATGGAAAAAGTTTAAACTCGACGGAGGTCTGCGTTTTTCACTAGCATACATTGATATGGATTTAATGGTGCATCCCGAAGGTAAAGATAGCGTGATGTATGTAAAAAGAACCTATCCCTATATTACTCCGAATGCAACCTTAGGATATGAGTTCAAACCTTTTCATGAATTAAAGATCACCTATACTTTAGATCAGCAGATGCCTGAAGAATACCAGTTAAATCCTTATGTTGATAAATCTAACCCAAGATACTGGTCCAGTGGTAATGCAGACCTGAAGCCATACTTATATCACCGCTTTACTTTTGGTTATTTATATGCACCGGAAAAATGGAGTTTTTCACTTGACGGGTTTACCTATTTTTCCAACAACTATGTGGAATGGGTAAATACTCCGCTGAATGATTACACTTCTTATTCAAAACCCCAAAACATAGGTAAATCAAGTGGAACAGGTATTACTATTTCTGCTTCGGCAATGCCAAAAGATTGGTTTAATTTTAATTTTTCTTCCGATATTTTTAAATCAAGTATCAATGCAACAGAACTTAATAATACTACTTCTGAGATCCAGTTGACCAATGCCGGGTTAAACACTAGCAGCTGGGTTGTGTCGGGAAATTCCTATATGTCATTTACCATAAAAAAGAAAAACAGTATTTCCGTTTATTTGAATTACCAGGGTAAAGATGCAAGCCTTGGCGGATATACAAAAGGTCGTTTATGGAATGGAATATATTTTTCACGCCGTTTCTTAGACAATAAATTAAGAATTAGTTTTTCAGTGAATAATGTAATTGATAAATGGTCGAGATGGACTACTACATCTGATTATTTCGGACGTAAGGAAATTGACGATTACAGAGGCACCTGGAATAAAAGATGCCTCAGGATAAGTATCCGCTATTCATTCAATAAAGGCGACAGAGGTTTATCTAACACGCAGAACAGCGATGGTGGTGTTCCATCTACCGGTGGAAAACATTAA
- a CDS encoding DUF2807 domain-containing protein: protein MKTSNKILILITAVFVLSYFTNNLFMLYSVKAEITKPYVLSGNKIKFNKLIGESDCINLEGNLNVILKNDTINKLEIEADKNQVPLLEISNWAKKCYIYTNNANYRNSKENIINIILHLKRFDMICGADNVIFKTDSIINSEDFDLVLSGNSKADIKLNTKTFSCNLVSNSSCKISGKASDAHIYLMKNSLLSAKEFCIGDCNIYMMKNSIADLNVKGRISQTISSNSKLNIIGGTK from the coding sequence ATGAAAACAAGCAATAAAATATTAATACTTATAACAGCTGTATTTGTGCTTTCCTATTTTACAAATAATTTATTCATGCTATATAGCGTAAAGGCTGAGATTACAAAACCCTATGTTCTAAGCGGGAATAAGATTAAATTTAATAAATTAATTGGCGAATCCGATTGCATAAATCTTGAGGGAAATTTGAATGTTATTCTTAAAAATGATACAATAAATAAGCTGGAAATTGAAGCGGATAAAAACCAGGTACCATTGTTGGAAATATCAAACTGGGCTAAGAAATGTTACATTTATACAAATAATGCTAACTATAGGAATAGCAAAGAAAATATTATAAATATCATATTACACCTGAAAAGATTTGATATGATTTGCGGCGCCGATAATGTAATATTTAAAACAGATTCAATCATTAATTCTGAAGATTTTGATTTAGTCCTTTCGGGAAACTCCAAAGCAGATATCAAATTGAATACAAAAACATTTAGTTGTAATTTAGTTTCAAATTCTTCATGTAAAATATCGGGAAAGGCAAGTGATGCACATATTTATTTAATGAAAAACTCATTGCTTTCAGCTAAAGAATTTTGTATAGGAGATTGTAATATTTATATGATGAAAAATTCAATTGCCGATTTAAATGTTAAAGGTAGGATTTCTCAAACTATCAGTAGTAATAGTAAATTAAATATTATTGGGGGTACAAAATGA
- a CDS encoding isoaspartyl peptidase/L-asparaginase, which yields MKLLFRIIFGICFSFLIFDCGAQEKTDSVITSRYFIVVHGGAGNMTPNNLPDSLLYKEKLTEALKKASDTLAKGGTSLDAVEVAIHVLEDSPLFNAGKGAVFNDEGKNELDASIMDGKTLKAGAVAGVTTVRNPISAARAVMEKSKHVMLIGKGAEMFAKEQGLEIVDPSYFFDQKRWNLYLKLKGKSDIKTTGADTAHGTVGVVALDKYGNLAAGTSTGGLSNKKYGRIGDSPIIGAGTYANNKTCAVSCTGTGEYFIRNVVAYDMSALMEYKGYTIQQAADHIIHEKLQSQGGDGGLIALDKNGNYTMTFNTEGMFRGYADSSGEVKVLLFK from the coding sequence ATGAAATTATTATTTAGAATAATTTTCGGAATTTGTTTTTCCTTTTTAATATTTGATTGCGGTGCACAGGAAAAAACAGATTCTGTAATTACTTCCAGATATTTTATTGTTGTCCATGGTGGCGCGGGAAATATGACACCAAACAATCTTCCCGATAGTTTATTATATAAGGAAAAACTTACCGAAGCATTAAAGAAAGCATCCGATACGCTTGCAAAAGGCGGTACCAGTCTTGATGCTGTTGAAGTGGCAATTCATGTTCTTGAGGATTCCCCATTGTTCAATGCAGGCAAAGGCGCAGTGTTTAATGACGAAGGAAAGAATGAACTGGATGCTTCCATTATGGATGGGAAAACCCTGAAAGCCGGAGCTGTAGCCGGAGTTACTACTGTCCGTAATCCAATCTCTGCTGCACGTGCCGTAATGGAAAAATCGAAACATGTGATGCTGATAGGTAAAGGCGCTGAAATGTTTGCAAAAGAACAAGGACTGGAAATTGTTGATCCCTCTTATTTCTTCGACCAGAAACGCTGGAATTTATATTTAAAATTAAAAGGCAAATCGGATATTAAAACAACAGGAGCCGATACTGCTCATGGAACCGTTGGAGTTGTTGCGCTTGATAAATACGGAAACCTGGCAGCAGGAACATCTACCGGTGGACTTTCGAATAAAAAATACGGAAGGATTGGCGATTCGCCCATTATTGGAGCAGGAACTTATGCCAACAATAAAACCTGTGCTGTTTCTTGTACCGGGACAGGTGAATATTTTATCCGTAATGTGGTGGCTTACGATATGTCGGCATTGATGGAATATAAAGGCTATACAATACAGCAGGCAGCCGATCATATTATTCATGAAAAATTGCAATCACAGGGTGGCGATGGTGGACTTATAGCTCTTGATAAAAATGGCAACTACACCATGACCTTTAATACCGAAGGCATGTTCCGCGGCTATGCAGATTCAAGCGGGGAAGTAAAGGTTTTGTTGTTTAAATAA
- a CDS encoding SGNH/GDSL hydrolase family protein has protein sequence MKLKNYAKQIFIFLKKISKRNRSPFGQIFSLLIILIFVFTIYSFTEKPIKIGKFEIKQNGIKEFFSPSEPLLAYCLVNPRDFAKVETTPIDSSAQRFLLIGDSMLEGLGLRLNDYCKENGHTMNSVIWYSSSTLWYGNCDTISYFIKKFDPTYIILVIGGNELFIKDILKDREPFAKNILKQVGDRKYIWVGPPNWKKDSGINKLILKNVGRQRYFPSLNLTFDRCKDGAHPTTKSAGAWMDSIASFMMNKCMNPVIMDFPKEKASKRPPTTVLGPHPPEGL, from the coding sequence ATGAAGTTGAAAAATTACGCTAAGCAAATATTTATATTTCTGAAAAAAATTTCAAAGAGAAATAGATCACCTTTCGGACAAATCTTTTCGCTGCTTATAATTTTAATATTTGTATTTACTATCTATTCATTTACTGAAAAACCTATTAAAATCGGGAAGTTCGAAATAAAACAAAATGGGATTAAAGAATTTTTCTCTCCTTCTGAACCTCTTCTTGCATATTGCCTGGTAAATCCCCGCGATTTTGCTAAAGTTGAAACCACTCCTATTGATTCTTCAGCGCAACGGTTTCTACTTATAGGCGATTCCATGCTTGAAGGATTAGGATTAAGACTTAATGACTATTGCAAGGAAAACGGGCATACTATGAATTCTGTTATCTGGTACAGCTCTTCAACTTTATGGTATGGCAACTGCGATACGATCTCATATTTTATAAAAAAATTCGACCCTACGTATATCATCCTTGTCATAGGCGGAAATGAGCTTTTCATAAAAGATATTTTAAAAGACAGAGAACCGTTTGCAAAAAATATTTTAAAACAAGTTGGCGACAGAAAATACATTTGGGTTGGTCCGCCTAACTGGAAAAAAGATTCCGGTATCAATAAACTTATTTTAAAAAATGTTGGGCGACAGCGATACTTTCCCTCGCTCAACCTTACATTCGACAGGTGTAAAGACGGCGCACATCCAACAACAAAATCAGCAGGAGCATGGATGGATTCCATTGCATCGTTCATGATGAATAAATGCATGAACCCGGTAATTATGGATTTTCCAAAAGAAAAAGCGTCAAAACGTCCGCCAACTACTGTACTGGGACCTCATCCACCTGAAGGATTATAA
- a CDS encoding prolyl oligopeptidase family serine peptidase: MLNRISYIKHVLLAIAAFSFSFMYGQNDSIFEKHIFVSFSNDSLPYRFMRPQQCDSSKKYPLVIFLHGAGERGNDNTMQLTNGAKKFASDSNREKYPCYLLAPQCAKGFRWTETDWKLPSHTMPSSPSIYLKRTMLLLDSLIKNLNIDTNRIYITGLSMGGFGTWDAICRWPEKFAAAVPVCGGADTAKAAVVKNIPVWAFHGEMDKLVMVSRSRNMINAIIKAGGNPKYTEYPGIAHNCWVNAYAEPEMYKWMFAQSRKNN; the protein is encoded by the coding sequence ATGCTCAATAGGATTTCATATATTAAACATGTTTTACTGGCAATTGCTGCCTTTTCATTCTCCTTTATGTATGGGCAAAACGACAGCATATTTGAAAAACATATTTTCGTTTCCTTTTCTAACGATTCGCTGCCATATCGCTTTATGCGCCCGCAACAATGTGACTCATCAAAGAAATATCCATTGGTGATATTTCTTCATGGTGCAGGGGAACGCGGTAATGATAATACAATGCAACTGACTAATGGAGCGAAAAAATTTGCATCCGACAGCAACAGGGAAAAATATCCCTGCTATTTATTAGCGCCTCAGTGCGCAAAAGGATTCCGCTGGACAGAAACCGACTGGAAATTACCTTCGCATACCATGCCTTCATCTCCCTCGATATATCTTAAAAGAACTATGCTTCTTTTGGATTCATTAATAAAAAATTTAAATATCGACACCAACAGAATTTATATTACAGGTTTATCGATGGGTGGTTTTGGCACATGGGATGCCATTTGCCGATGGCCCGAAAAGTTTGCCGCAGCAGTTCCGGTATGTGGCGGTGCAGATACAGCAAAAGCAGCTGTTGTAAAAAATATCCCTGTTTGGGCTTTCCATGGCGAAATGGATAAACTGGTTATGGTCTCGCGTTCACGCAACATGATAAATGCTATAATAAAAGCCGGTGGAAATCCAAAATACACCGAGTACCCCGGAATAGCTCATAATTGCTGGGTAAATGCATATGCTGAACCTGAAATGTATAAATGGATGTTTGCTCAAAGCAGGAAAAATAATTAG